The DNA sequence attttaagagTGTGCAAGACTTGTGGATAAGAGGTACTTTTGTCCATAAACTGAAAGGAAAGACCAACATGGCTGAGGCTTTTCAGAGACAAAGTGTGAATTTGCAGCACGGTTAACTTTATGTTTATGAGAGAGGATTCTGTAACAACAAAAGAAAGTCTAATCCCTCTAGATGGGATTAACTACATAGATTAGATTATTTCATAAATGATATCGATTGTTAAACATGCAAAAGTCTTTAAACCCTTTTGATGATTCACCTTCTAACTTGCTCTTTGTTACCTTTCACCAAATCTACCCTTCCTGTTGGGACTTTTACAGAACTTCTCCAAACACGTGCATATCACTTAAGGTGAAATTATACCATCTTTTCAAAATAGGTCCCATATGAGCTCTTCCTCTAATGCATTTGTCCTTGATCCTAGGATGTCAAACTAATCAACACAATTTTTGTGGTATATTATCTTTTCACAGATATGTGACTTGTGGTATAATATCTTCCCTGATTTTACCTCTAAGCTACAATTTTTGTAccttgatattttttttttacattccCAATACTCTATGTTACTTCTACTTTTGAAATCATGTGATTCCAAAGCCTATCTCTGCAGCTCTATCTTTTCATTATCTCCTCTCTTAATTCTTTCAATAGTAATATATCATCAGCTATCACGATTTCTATAAGCCAGGAAAAATAAAATGCCTTAATATACACAAGTTTTGTGCATTTATGCAAAAGGAAAGAGAATGGTTTGTTATCTAGTTGAAAATgcatgagagagagagagagaatgagagaGAGAACCTCCGCCCTGGTAGCAATGTAGTTTCAGCTGATAACATGGCAGCAACAGTCAAAGCCTCAGGTATGCAACCATAATCATTTGCCTCCATCAAGGTTCGTGATAAGGAAGGTTCTAATGGAAGCTCTGCATagaattttaaaacaaaaaattaaaattaaaattaataaagttagAAAGAAAATAGTGCACAAGGAACTTGTTGAAATACTCATTCAGACTGACATCTCATGATGAAGATAATGATAGTGAAATGCATGATTTCTCCagactaatttaaaattcaaccaaaaaaagaaaaggggaaATAACTACCAGCCATTTTCTGTCCAATACTTGTAATTGCACCATTTTCATCAATAGCATCAATCAGATATAATTGCTTCAAGGCATCTTGTAAGGACTCAGCTGCAGAAAAGCAGTCATTCATCACCAAGTTATAGTCGAGTAAAATCCACTAAATCACTATCTGCCATGGAAGATGGAACAGGAAGATTAAAATCAAGAGAAACTAAACATATGCATTAAAATCAGTTGGGAACAGAACTCTGGGCCGATAAAAAGAACAAGGGTAACAGTAGAacaccattgaagaagccacagaaagaattcaaaaacttttgaaataacaagtgaaaaaagaaaaagaaataaagcaACTTACCACAATCAAATGAGAATCAAGTTCAGTTATTTAACATTactaagaaagaaaaaaagaataatttagTAAACTTTCAAATAAGAAAAAAGTATCTTACATGAAGGAGGATcaagaaaatcaaatttcagGATGTCAATATCTGGAAGGTCCAATGACTTCAAGTAAAGAACACTACCAGCAAGAGAAGATCTCTGTATTTCGGGAACAGTAACATCCAAGAACTCATCATTGTAAACTTGGGAAGGATACAGACGGTAGCATTTTCCAGGACGGGTTCGTCCTGCTCGGCCTGCACGCTGATTTGCTTGCACTCTGCAATTTAAGATATTACTTTTAAAGCACATAAATTGCTTCCTGGACTGTAAAAGCATTGCATCACTGCATCCATGCTTCAAGTCAAAATGAAATGGTAATAATGATGCTTACTTGCTAATTTGAACAATATCAAGAGAATACATGCCGGTAGATGGATTATACTGCCTTTGCTTTACATACCCAGAGTCAATAACATACCTAAAATTCACAACATATGTTCAGAAACCGTAAGGAGACAACTTATTGTGCTTGATCTAAACAAGAAAACTATTTCTATGTACAATCAAATCAAGAAATGCACACATTCAATTGTGATGGGCATtcatcataaataaaataaaaaataaacaaaaaattgcATCTCATAAAATGCAAAGGAATTAGAAtatcattaatttattttctttgtataggaatttgcattacaaatttaaaaaagaaaaagacatgCATTTTAAAGAACAAGTTAAACTAACACCACATTACTGCATGTGATTTTCCACTGtgtcaaaagaaaaaaaaatgcattGTCAGCTATACTATATATTGAGCACTCATTCTTGTTTTGGCGACAATATTTTCATCCTCTTCAGGGTGCTGCCCTAGGTGATATTCACACTGCTTTTACAGAAATAGTTTAATCATGGCATTAATCAGCTTCTTATCACATTCAAGAAATGAATTATCGGGTTGTCATTTCAAACAAGTTTAGGCTTTTTCTgacaaatacaataataaataGCTACACTGAACACTGCAGAGAAATAAGaatcatttaaattattattacaatAAGTAATAACAGTTCCCTTGGCCTGCAATAAGCAACACATCCACtgaagttttaattttaaaacaataaaCTTTGACAAAATATTAGTTCCCTTACACAACACCGTCAACAGTCAAAGAAGTTTCAGCAATGTTTGTTGCAACAATAATTCGCCTACAGCTTGGAGGTGGGGGACTAAATACACGCACCTGTAAGATTATACAAGATACGGATGAGCttaaaatgcatgaaaaatatatattatctGGATCTTTAGTTTTGATGAATACCTCAAACATAACTGTTGCATAGTCCCAAAACAAAGAGCAATCACATGcatctaatttttaatttcagGCTGAGTAATATTCTTTTGCATATGATTAGGAAACAAACATGATAAACAGCAACTTGAAAGCGAAAATACCTAGAGAATTCCCTCACTGCAGTTTGTTACTAACTTATTTCCAAAAGCCTAAGAACTATGTCCATTATACCTTCCAAGATATACTTTATATCGGTTCATATAGAAGTTATAGTATTTGCAACTTGCACTGAATAACTCAAGCCAGTGGTAAGCACAGTTCTCAATTAGGAAGATTGAATCAGAACAAAGTTTACTAGCCTGCAATTCAGGTGGCAAGGAACCATGTAGGGGGAGGATTATAGCATCCATGCAAGAACCTTCCTCCAAAGACCGAACTTTATCTTCTAACTTAGATACCAATTTCTCTATATCATCCTGTGAAATTATTTAGGCATGCTCAACCATTGCGTCATTTTAGAAAATAAAGGATTGAAATTACACTCTAGAGTATAAGGTAAATACCATATGATGAAAAGTTCACCTGTCCAGTCATGAATATCAAGACATCCCCTTCCGGTTCGCGAACATGTATATCTGCAAAACCAATACAATTATTTTAACCATGATCATCTTCTTCCTCGAAGAAAAGACCAGTTTTCATGAGACGTTATCTCAATACATGATAAATAGACATGTTAATATGTTATGCATGAATCCATCAAAATGCAATCAGAAAATTTTAGTTATACACCCTTGCTAGAAAGATTATTAACAATTGATACAATTTAAACCAATATACATTGCAATGCAGCTGAGGTTAACATGTCATTTCATACCAATAGCCGTTTTCAGAGAAGACTCAAGATAGCTTGACGGACGCTCCTTGCTATAAAGTATCTCAACCGGGTACAGTTTTCCTGGGATGGTCAACACAGGACAGTCCCTAAAGAAATTTGAAACTTTATCACCATCAAGAGTGGCCGATGTGATCAAGACTTTGAGATTGGAAGTACGAATTTTAGCCAAGCGTTTCATCAGCCCCATCAATATATCCCTGAAACAAAATACCAATCAAGATTGCATAAACAAACTCCACTGATTCAAACAAATATACAATCCAAAGCTAACACCTCGGACTATACTACAAAGTCTGCAGATACAACTGAAATGCAACATGTTTTAACTCTTACGTGTTCAAGCTCCGTTCATGAGCTTCGTCCAATATGATGACAGAATACTCATTCAGCTCAGGATTCACCAGACTCTCGCGGAGCAGAACCCCGTCGGTAAGATATCTaaccaaaatcaaataaaatcaaatcaatcGCCACCATTCATCCAGTCAGAAACCAATTGAAATAAAAGCCAAACCAACTCAAACGGTGAACAAAGAATTATAGAATGCCATTACTTTATGCGCGTGCGGTGTGAAGTTCTATCCTCGAATCGAATGGCATATCCAACTTCCTCTCCAAGCTGAACGCCAAGCTCCTGCGCAACGCGCCTGCGATGAAGTAAGAGCCAAAACGACGGCGTATTAGCGAAAGCGAAGCTCAGAAATTTGTTTGGGATTTTAGTAGAGAGAGAGGAGTTGGTTAATTACCTTGCAACGGTGACCGCAGCGACACGGCGGGGCTGAGTGACGGCGATTCTGGCGGAATCGGCGTAGCCGCGGCGGTAGAGCATCTGAGAGAGCTGGGTGCTCTTTCCGGAACCGGTTTCTCCGATGACAACAACGACGGGATTGCGCTCAACAGTTTCAATGATCTTTTCTTCATATTGCACTATTGGAAGTGTTGCCATCGAATCCATCAAGTGAAACCGAAAGAAAAGAAACCGCAAGTTGGACCCTTCAGAGTCTTAAATAGTAAATACTCTCTGCTGAAGACTGGCCTCCTAAACTGAGAGGGAGCAAGTTATTGCATTTGTTTCAAAATCTACAttgtaaattttattaaaaactttatttttattttagagataTCAGTATATCACATAtcacaaattttaattatcaaattattcTCTAATTTTTTGGGCGGaactataaaaaaaagatttagagttatttttcttaaaagattttatgaaaaataaaagtaattttatattttagtatttttttatttatcaattatatttggatataataatataaaagtattttttgtttatttattatataaaaaaaattttaaaaaaatatattttaaaaaaatataaatcacAGCTtctaaaaaaagatttttttttatttttctagtatttttatttttactattaaaaatttgtcaagcacgttaaaaaataaaaaaaaattatttaaaaagacctttttttattaagataatGACTTCGAAACAAGCactttattttgttatattaaatttcagtaaaaaaaataattaatttgtataacaaaatacaatcttaaaaactaattggataat is a window from the Arachis stenosperma cultivar V10309 chromosome 3, arast.V10309.gnm1.PFL2, whole genome shotgun sequence genome containing:
- the LOC130969729 gene encoding probable pre-mRNA-splicing factor ATP-dependent RNA helicase DEAH4 isoform X2; this encodes MDSMATLPIVQYEEKIIETVERNPVVVVIGETGSGKSTQLSQMLYRRGYADSARIAVTQPRRVAAVTVARRVAQELGVQLGEEVGYAIRFEDRTSHRTRIKYLTDGVLLRESLVNPELNEYSVIILDEAHERSLNTDILMGLMKRLAKIRTSNLKVLITSATLDGDKVSNFFRDCPVLTIPGKLYPVEILYSKERPSSYLESSLKTAIDIHVREPEGDVLIFMTGQDDIEKLVSKLEDKVRSLEEGSCMDAIILPLHGSLPPELQVRVFSPPPPSCRRIIVATNIAETSLTVDGVVYVIDSGYVKQRQYNPSTGMYSLDIVQISKVQANQRAGRAGRTRPGKCYRLYPSQVYNDEFLDVTVPEIQRSSLAGSVLYLKSLDLPDIDILKFDFLDPPSSESLQDALKQLYLIDAIDENGAITSIGQKMAELPLEPSLSRTLMEANDYGCIPEALTVAAMLSAETTLLPGRRTEKKRKHPEPNLPDGFGLGDHIQLLQIFECWDQTDYDIGWCKDNGLQVRGMLFVRDVRKQLSQIMQKIAKGPLDRRRGESRQDYRNLRKALCVGYANQLAERKMHHNGYRTLGFQGQVVQVHPSSVLKADDLGKFPDYVVYHELIATPRPYMRNVCSVEMRWVVPVINKLKILDVYKLSGGTGPVEEENERNVPDLPKKNVEVTAGVDDSESRIQAARERFLARKGKK
- the LOC130969729 gene encoding probable pre-mRNA-splicing factor ATP-dependent RNA helicase DEAH4 isoform X1, encoding MDSMATLPIVQYEEKIIETVERNPVVVVIGETGSGKSTQLSQMLYRRGYADSARIAVTQPRRVAAVTVARRVAQELGVQLGEEVGYAIRFEDRTSHRTRIKYLTDGVLLRESLVNPELNEYSVIILDEAHERSLNTDILMGLMKRLAKIRTSNLKVLITSATLDGDKVSNFFRDCPVLTIPGKLYPVEILYSKERPSSYLESSLKTAIDIHVREPEGDVLIFMTGQDDIEKLVSKLEDKVRSLEEGSCMDAIILPLHGSLPPELQVRVFSPPPPSCRRIIVATNIAETSLTVDGVVYVIDSGYVKQRQYNPSTGMYSLDIVQISKVQANQRAGRAGRTRPGKCYRLYPSQVYNDEFLDVTVPEIQRSSLAGSVLYLKSLDLPDIDILKFDFLDPPSSESLQDALKQLYLIDAIDENGAITSIGQKMAELPLEPSLSRTLMEANDYGCIPEALTVAAMLSAETTLLPGRSRTEKKRKHPEPNLPDGFGLGDHIQLLQIFECWDQTDYDIGWCKDNGLQVRGMLFVRDVRKQLSQIMQKIAKGPLDRRRGESRQDYRNLRKALCVGYANQLAERKMHHNGYRTLGFQGQVVQVHPSSVLKADDLGKFPDYVVYHELIATPRPYMRNVCSVEMRWVVPVINKLKILDVYKLSGGTGPVEEENERNVPDLPKKNVEVTAGVDDSESRIQAARERFLARKGKK